The following proteins are encoded in a genomic region of Streptomyces collinus Tu 365:
- a CDS encoding flavin reductase family protein, which yields MTTATDVRRPVRQDPAERRRALYHLASPVSVLTTGPEDRTHGTTASTVTLVSRSPLLVGVVLRAGSSFARLAAAEGRFAINVLAGDQADVARRFADSGRPDGDAAFAGLAWTADRYAHAPLIAGALAHYVCRFHSAHAAGDSELLLGHVVRATADDGLPLFSYAGGLYAGSLRPAKEAAAS from the coding sequence ATGACCACGGCCACGGACGTACGCCGTCCGGTCCGGCAGGACCCGGCCGAACGCCGCCGGGCGCTGTACCACCTGGCGTCGCCGGTGTCGGTGCTCACCACCGGCCCCGAGGACCGGACGCACGGCACCACCGCGAGCACGGTGACCCTGGTCTCGCGCTCGCCCCTGCTGGTCGGGGTCGTCCTGCGGGCGGGGTCGTCCTTCGCCCGGCTGGCCGCCGCCGAGGGCCGGTTCGCGATCAACGTGCTCGCGGGCGACCAGGCCGACGTGGCCCGGCGGTTCGCCGACAGCGGCCGGCCGGACGGCGACGCGGCCTTCGCGGGCCTGGCCTGGACGGCGGACCGGTACGCGCACGCCCCGCTGATCGCGGGCGCGCTCGCCCACTACGTCTGCCGGTTCCACTCCGCGCACGCGGCCGGGGACAGCGAACTGCTGCTCGGACACGTGGTGCGGGCCACCGCGGACGACGGGCTCCCCCTGTTCAGTTACGCCGGCGGGCTGTACGCCGGCTCCCTGCGCCCGGCTAAGGAGGCCGCCGCATCATGA
- a CDS encoding type II toxin-antitoxin system RatA family toxin: MRHVELDALIPAEQAETVLHAVRRWERYPDLAPHVNATTVHSSYPDPNPSSSWELHFRSGLLRWTEDDTVLPESGEIRFEQSDGDFDSFTGTWTFRQSGQDVAVRFDADFDFGIPSLEGILDPIAERVIKETVAWALTGLYPAVRIQGGIELTEPAAVGA, translated from the coding sequence GTGCGGCACGTCGAACTCGATGCCCTGATACCCGCGGAGCAGGCTGAAACGGTCCTGCACGCCGTACGGCGCTGGGAGAGGTACCCCGACCTCGCACCCCACGTCAACGCGACCACCGTGCACTCCTCCTACCCCGACCCGAACCCCTCCTCCAGCTGGGAGCTGCACTTCCGCAGCGGCCTGCTGCGCTGGACCGAGGACGACACCGTGCTGCCGGAGAGCGGGGAGATCCGCTTCGAGCAGTCCGACGGCGACTTCGACTCCTTCACCGGGACCTGGACCTTCCGGCAGTCCGGACAGGACGTCGCCGTGCGTTTCGACGCCGACTTCGACTTCGGGATCCCGAGCCTGGAGGGGATCCTCGACCCGATCGCCGAGCGGGTCATCAAGGAGACGGTCGCCTGGGCGCTGACCGGCCTGTACCCGGCCGTGCGCATCCAGGGCGGGATCGAACTCACCGAGCCCGCCGCCGTCGGCGCCTAG
- a CDS encoding aspartate aminotransferase family protein yields MTVIQDSPAPATAVDDEAEILNLYRAHLSKGRATLAELFGSHMEVASEGAWLTTSDGERFLNAGGYGVFIMGARHPIVMEEVERQLRTHPTATRILLEPTVARAAEALVSVLPAGLDRVHFALSGAEAVETGLKLARAGGFKRTVSMRGGYHGKTLGALSATAKDVYQAPFRPLIPDFQHLPFGDADALEAELRAHPGELCVILEPVQGEGGVIIPPRGYLKRVEELVREYEGFLILDEVQSGFGRLGEWWGADVEGVVPDVLLTGKALGGGVMPVSAAVATRKAFRPFDKDPYVHTATFSGQPVLMAAVQGAIRAVKEERLVTRAMDLGARLLPRIAEVAHRNIPELVVDVRGQGLLIGVELVEAGLAGELLIELFNHGVVANHSMNGSSVVRFTPPAVLDDTDVDFLVNSFDLATRDLIKGAAKMPEGGN; encoded by the coding sequence GTGACCGTCATTCAGGACTCGCCGGCGCCGGCGACCGCCGTCGACGACGAGGCGGAGATCCTCAACCTGTACCGGGCCCACCTGAGCAAGGGCCGGGCCACCCTCGCCGAGCTGTTCGGCAGCCACATGGAGGTGGCGTCCGAGGGCGCCTGGCTCACCACCAGCGACGGTGAGCGCTTCCTGAACGCGGGCGGCTACGGCGTCTTCATCATGGGTGCCCGCCACCCGATCGTGATGGAGGAGGTGGAGCGCCAGCTGCGCACCCACCCCACCGCGACCCGCATCCTGCTGGAGCCGACGGTGGCGCGCGCCGCCGAGGCGCTGGTGTCGGTGCTGCCGGCCGGCCTGGACCGCGTGCACTTCGCGCTGTCCGGCGCCGAGGCGGTGGAGACCGGCCTGAAGCTGGCCCGCGCGGGCGGCTTCAAGCGGACCGTCTCGATGCGCGGCGGCTACCACGGCAAGACCCTGGGTGCGCTGTCGGCGACCGCGAAGGACGTCTACCAGGCGCCGTTCCGCCCGCTCATCCCCGACTTCCAGCACCTGCCGTTCGGTGACGCCGACGCCCTGGAGGCCGAACTGCGCGCCCACCCGGGCGAGCTGTGCGTGATCCTGGAGCCGGTCCAGGGCGAGGGCGGCGTGATCATCCCGCCCCGCGGCTACCTCAAGCGGGTCGAGGAACTGGTCCGCGAGTACGAGGGCTTCCTGATCCTCGACGAGGTGCAGTCCGGCTTCGGACGGCTGGGCGAGTGGTGGGGCGCCGACGTCGAGGGCGTCGTCCCCGACGTCCTGCTCACCGGCAAGGCGCTCGGCGGCGGCGTGATGCCGGTGTCGGCGGCCGTCGCCACCCGCAAGGCGTTCCGCCCCTTCGACAAGGACCCCTACGTCCACACCGCCACCTTCTCCGGCCAGCCGGTGCTGATGGCGGCGGTGCAGGGCGCGATCCGGGCCGTCAAGGAGGAGCGCCTGGTGACCCGGGCCATGGACCTCGGCGCCCGGCTGCTGCCGCGCATCGCGGAGGTCGCCCACCGCAACATCCCCGAGCTCGTGGTGGACGTGCGCGGCCAGGGGCTGCTCATCGGCGTGGAGCTGGTCGAGGCGGGCCTCGCCGGCGAGCTGCTGATCGAACTGTTCAACCACGGTGTGGTCGCCAACCACTCCATGAACGGCAGCTCGGTGGTGCGGTTCACGCCGCCCGCCGTGCTGGACGACACCGACGTGGACTTCCTCGTCAACTCCTTCGACCTGGCCACTCGCGACCTCATCAAGGGCGCGGCCAAGATGCCGGAAGGCGGTAACTGA